A genomic segment from Clostridia bacterium encodes:
- the ilvD gene encoding dihydroxy-acid dehydratase yields MRSEQVTVGMTRAPHRSLFYAMGYTEEELEKPLIGIVNSHNEVVPGHFHLDKLVQAVKLGVAAAGGTPLEFPVIGLCDGIAMNHSGMKYSLTSRELICDSIEVMAEAYKFDGLVLIGNCDKVVPGMLMAAARLNIPSLYLGGGPMLPGSYQGKNIDLISGTFEAVGACAQGKITKNVLAEMVQRACPTCGSCAGLFTANTMNCLAEALGMALPGNGTIPAPYGRRLALGKQVGAQIVTLVKNNLLPRDILTREAFENAISLDMAIGGSTNTVLHLLALAWEAEVELPLEIFNEISIRVPNITKLSPAGKHYLLDLEEAGGISAVLKILAEGRLVNENTLTVTGKTLGENVAESEVLNSEVIRSLDTPYLSEGGLAVLWGNLAPEGAVVKQSAVVPEMLVHKGPARVFESEEEAFQAIMAGKIKQGDVVVIRYEGPRGGPGMQEMLSPTSALVGMGLDSEVALLTDGRFSGGTRGAAIGHISPEAAAQGPIAIIEEGDLIEIDMPKRKLNLLVSDVEIAERMKKWSPRQPKISDKSYLARYAALVTSASRGAVLKNI; encoded by the coding sequence ATGAGAAGTGAGCAAGTAACTGTCGGAATGACTAGGGCACCACACCGTTCTCTATTTTATGCTATGGGCTATACTGAAGAAGAATTGGAAAAACCTTTGATTGGGATAGTTAATTCTCATAATGAGGTGGTTCCAGGTCATTTTCATTTAGATAAATTGGTACAAGCCGTTAAATTGGGTGTGGCTGCTGCTGGAGGTACACCTTTGGAATTTCCGGTAATTGGTCTTTGTGACGGTATTGCCATGAATCACAGTGGTATGAAATATTCTTTGACTAGTCGGGAATTAATTTGTGATTCCATTGAAGTAATGGCTGAGGCCTATAAGTTTGATGGACTGGTTTTGATTGGTAATTGTGATAAGGTTGTACCAGGTATGTTAATGGCGGCAGCTCGCTTAAATATTCCTTCACTTTATTTAGGTGGGGGACCAATGCTGCCTGGAAGTTATCAAGGTAAAAATATTGATTTGATAAGTGGAACTTTTGAAGCGGTGGGTGCCTGTGCACAAGGCAAAATCACAAAAAATGTTTTGGCGGAAATGGTGCAAAGGGCGTGTCCTACTTGTGGTAGTTGTGCTGGTCTTTTTACCGCTAATACTATGAATTGCCTTGCAGAAGCTTTAGGTATGGCTTTACCCGGAAATGGTACTATTCCAGCACCATATGGCCGTAGGTTGGCTTTGGGTAAACAGGTAGGTGCCCAAATCGTGACTTTGGTGAAAAATAATTTGCTGCCGCGGGATATTTTAACACGAGAGGCCTTTGAAAACGCCATTAGCCTGGATATGGCTATTGGAGGTTCAACAAATACGGTTTTACATTTACTGGCACTGGCTTGGGAAGCGGAAGTAGAGCTGCCTTTAGAAATTTTTAATGAAATTAGTATTCGTGTACCGAATATCACTAAGCTAAGTCCAGCCGGGAAACATTATTTGTTAGATTTGGAGGAGGCTGGTGGTATCAGTGCGGTTTTAAAAATATTGGCTGAGGGTAGACTTGTCAATGAAAATACACTGACGGTTACTGGTAAAACTTTGGGGGAAAATGTTGCGGAAAGTGAAGTGCTTAATTCTGAAGTAATTCGTTCATTGGATACCCCTTATTTGTCGGAAGGCGGTTTAGCGGTTTTATGGGGTAATTTGGCTCCAGAAGGGGCAGTGGTGAAACAGTCTGCCGTAGTTCCGGAAATGTTAGTCCATAAAGGACCAGCACGCGTTTTTGAATCTGAGGAAGAGGCTTTTCAAGCTATTATGGCTGGGAAAATTAAACAGGGAGATGTTGTGGTAATTCGCTATGAGGGGCCCCGCGGTGGACCTGGTATGCAGGAAATGCTTAGTCCCACTTCTGCTTTGGTAGGTATGGGGTTAGATAGTGAGGTAGCTCTACTTACTGATGGACGTTTTTCCGGAGGTACACGGGGTGCGGCTATTGGACATATTTCACCTGAGGCAGCTGCACAAGGTCCGATTGCAATTATTGAAGAAGGGGATTTAATTGAAATTGATATGCC
- a CDS encoding branched-chain amino acid aminotransferase, with amino-acid sequence MQPPYGEARKLEFGRVFTEHLFKMQYSEGQGWQEGQIVKYGTLNLDPAASVFHYAQEIFEGLKAYKTEDGRILLFRPEQNARRLNRSARKLCMPELPENLFLTALQELVYLDRDWIPDLPGTSLYIRPTMIATEPFLGVSPAKEYLFYILLSPVGPYFKAGFNPVNIYVEDSLVRAAVGGLGDVKTGGNYAASLRGSMQAARKGFSQVLWLDAKEHQYVEEVGAMNVFFVFGEKIVTPRLTGSILPGITRDSVIHLAREMGYEVEERRISIREVLSGITSGRLTEMFGSGTAAVISPVGHLHYQNKDYLINNEVGEITSEFYEKLSALQYGQIKDNFGWTYELGKGDL; translated from the coding sequence TTATGGGGAGGCAAGGAAACTTGAGTTCGGGCGGGTTTTTACTGAGCATTTATTTAAGATGCAGTATTCAGAAGGACAGGGTTGGCAGGAGGGGCAAATAGTTAAATATGGGACACTTAATTTGGATCCTGCTGCTAGTGTTTTTCATTATGCACAAGAAATATTTGAAGGATTAAAAGCCTATAAAACAGAGGATGGGCGAATTTTATTGTTTCGACCTGAACAAAATGCACGGCGTTTAAATCGTTCGGCACGTAAATTGTGTATGCCGGAATTGCCGGAAAATTTGTTTTTAACAGCATTGCAAGAATTGGTGTATTTGGATCGTGATTGGATTCCTGATCTTCCCGGTACTTCTTTATATATTCGTCCTACTATGATTGCCACTGAGCCTTTTTTGGGGGTTAGTCCAGCAAAAGAATATTTGTTTTATATATTGCTTTCACCAGTAGGGCCTTATTTTAAAGCTGGTTTTAATCCTGTTAATATTTATGTAGAGGATAGTCTGGTTAGGGCCGCGGTTGGCGGTTTGGGTGATGTGAAAACTGGTGGTAATTATGCGGCTAGTTTAAGGGGAAGTATGCAGGCGGCTCGCAAGGGTTTTTCACAAGTTTTATGGTTAGATGCCAAAGAACATCAATATGTTGAAGAAGTTGGGGCCATGAATGTTTTCTTTGTTTTTGGCGAAAAAATAGTTACCCCCCGACTTACCGGTTCCATTTTGCCCGGCATTACTAGGGATTCTGTGATTCATTTGGCACGGGAAATGGGTTATGAGGTAGAAGAAAGACGGATTTCAATTCGAGAGGTACTGAGTGGAATTACAAGTGGAAGATTAACGGAAATGTTTGGTTCTGGCACAGCTGCCGTAATTTCACCTGTGGGACATTTGCATTATCAGAATAAGGATTATTTGATTAATAATGAGGTGGGTGAAATAACGAGCGAGTTTTATGAAAAATTATCTGCTTTACAGTATGGTCAAATTAAAGATAATTTTGGTTGGACTTATGAATTAGGCAAGGGGGATTTATAA